One window of Phycisphaeraceae bacterium genomic DNA carries:
- the ribB gene encoding 3,4-dihydroxy-2-butanone-4-phosphate synthase, translating into MHDFAQPTAPDCQSPFVTIPEALADLRAGRMVILTDDEHRENEGDLVLAAQFVTPEAITFMLSVARGYLCLSMTEQDCDRLELHPQSAVNTTFRGTAFTVSIDAAPKHGITTGVSARERATTILRAIDPASTPTDFVRPGHINPLRSRDGGVLVRVGQTEGSLDLCRLAGLYPAACIIEVMRDDGEMARLPDLVELSRKHGIRMCSVAQIIEHRLSASPLVERMEPRGGQKIRTPEGEFNLLAFRSPVDQLPHLALTVGDVGALDSQGVHVLSPEPTLVRVHRRDLLGDIFDDLDSGSTGGVSTGATLRASMRMIQREGRGVIVYLRPSGVGDALSQRLTRPFNFDEADRPRTSINPAMLEYGVGSQILRDLGLTKLRLITNSQTDYPQLQAFGLEIVERVPVPQETSGR; encoded by the coding sequence ATGCACGATTTCGCCCAGCCAACCGCGCCCGACTGCCAGAGCCCGTTCGTGACGATTCCCGAGGCGCTGGCCGATCTGCGTGCGGGACGGATGGTCATTCTGACGGATGATGAGCACCGCGAGAATGAGGGGGATCTGGTTCTGGCGGCGCAGTTCGTGACGCCCGAGGCGATCACCTTCATGCTCTCGGTCGCGCGGGGTTACTTGTGCCTGTCGATGACCGAGCAGGACTGCGACCGGCTGGAACTCCACCCTCAGTCCGCGGTGAACACGACCTTTCGCGGCACGGCGTTCACGGTCTCGATCGATGCCGCGCCGAAGCATGGGATCACGACCGGCGTTTCAGCGCGTGAGCGAGCGACGACCATCCTGCGCGCCATCGACCCCGCGTCGACGCCGACGGACTTTGTGAGACCGGGGCACATCAATCCGCTCCGCTCGCGCGACGGTGGCGTGCTCGTTCGCGTCGGCCAGACCGAGGGCTCGCTGGATCTCTGCCGTCTGGCCGGGCTCTATCCCGCGGCGTGCATCATCGAGGTGATGCGGGACGACGGGGAGATGGCGCGTCTGCCCGATCTGGTCGAACTCAGCCGCAAGCACGGCATCCGGATGTGCTCTGTCGCGCAGATCATCGAGCACCGTCTGAGCGCATCTCCGCTGGTGGAGCGGATGGAGCCGCGTGGTGGCCAGAAGATCCGGACTCCGGAGGGTGAGTTCAATCTGCTGGCGTTCCGGTCGCCCGTCGATCAGTTGCCCCATCTGGCGCTGACCGTCGGGGATGTGGGCGCTCTCGACTCGCAGGGCGTGCATGTGCTATCTCCCGAGCCGACGCTTGTGCGTGTTCACAGGCGCGACCTCTTGGGCGATATTTTCGATGATCTGGATTCGGGATCGACGGGGGGCGTCTCGACCGGCGCCACGCTGCGAGCGTCGATGCGCATGATCCAAAGGGAAGGGCGGGGCGTGATCGTGTATCTCCGCCCGTCCGGCGTCGGTGATGCTCTCTCGCAGCGGCTGACGCGTCCGTTCAATTTCGATGAGGCGGATCGGCCGCGCACGAGCATCAATCCGGCGATGCTCGAGTACGGTGTTGGATCACAGATCCTCCGAGATCTTGGGCTGACCAAGCTGCGGCTGATCACCAACAGCCAGACTGACTACCCGCAGTTGCAGGCGTTCGGCCTTGAAATTGTGGAGCGCGTTCCGGTTCCGCAGGAGACTTCCGGGCGGTAA
- a CDS encoding carboxymuconolactone decarboxylase family protein, which yields MTRYEQFQQYRTRMNARITGDEAARGLTPGGTPRVGATLVTKRFFSLDHQTYQDGALPLKTKELLGLVASMVLRCDDCIAYHIDQCVKIGVTDEEIWESFDVALIVGGSIVIPHLRRGVEFLDEARAAKPT from the coding sequence ATGACCCGCTACGAACAGTTCCAGCAGTATCGCACGCGCATGAACGCACGCATCACCGGGGATGAGGCCGCCCGAGGCCTCACCCCCGGCGGCACGCCGCGCGTCGGCGCCACACTCGTCACCAAGCGTTTCTTCTCCCTCGACCACCAGACCTATCAGGACGGCGCGCTCCCGCTCAAGACCAAGGAACTGCTGGGGCTGGTCGCCTCGATGGTCCTTCGCTGCGACGACTGCATCGCCTACCACATCGACCAGTGCGTCAAGATCGGCGTCACCGATGAGGAGATCTGGGAGTCGTTCGATGTCGCCCTCATCGTGGGTGGCTCGATCGTCATCCCCCACCTCCGACGGGGCGTGGAGTTCCTCGACGAAGCGCGTGCGGCCAAACCCACCTGA
- a CDS encoding CCA tRNA nucleotidyltransferase, with amino-acid sequence MAGRAPTSEHARRAATQIVLALRDHGHVATFAGGCVRDELLGLAPSDYDIATDATPDRVRRIFPHSDLVGACFGVVLVKLRIEGDPVVVEVATFRADGPYSDSRRPDAVTFSTQIEDAKRRDFTVNALYLDPDGSTSTIAGREIRGRVIDMVGGIPDIESRTLRAVGDADTRLAEDHLRALRAVRLAAKLGFTIEPATAEAIRRNASHLRGVSRERIGDEIRRMLAHPTRSRAAVFLRDLGLERPVLDAAVTGATGLTPDRYGPGLVLSRLEPHAPPMLALGAWAIDLGIPLLQAPVDAFIRGCRTALCLSNEERQDLHSALHGLRQLSDPAFWTGLTIARRKRFAAGPQFPGGMTLLRAIDAPRASSIASDVDALALTFGGLAPNPLVTGDDLVEAGWSPGPAFKRVLDAVYDAQLEGVIVSQAQGMELARGLGVYK; translated from the coding sequence ATGGCAGGTCGCGCCCCCACATCCGAGCACGCCCGCAGAGCCGCGACGCAGATCGTGCTCGCCCTGCGTGACCACGGGCACGTCGCGACATTCGCGGGCGGGTGCGTGCGCGATGAGCTCCTCGGCCTTGCCCCGAGCGACTACGACATCGCGACCGATGCCACCCCCGACCGGGTGCGCCGCATCTTCCCTCACAGCGACCTTGTGGGAGCATGCTTCGGCGTTGTGCTCGTGAAACTACGCATCGAGGGCGACCCCGTCGTCGTCGAGGTCGCGACCTTCCGCGCGGATGGCCCCTATTCGGACAGTCGCCGCCCGGACGCCGTCACGTTCAGCACCCAGATCGAAGACGCCAAACGGCGCGACTTCACGGTTAACGCCCTCTACCTCGATCCCGACGGCTCGACATCAACGATCGCCGGACGCGAGATCCGGGGGCGCGTGATCGACATGGTGGGCGGCATCCCCGACATCGAATCCCGCACGCTCCGCGCCGTCGGCGATGCGGACACACGCCTCGCGGAGGACCACCTCCGCGCTCTTCGCGCCGTCCGCCTCGCCGCCAAACTCGGCTTCACGATCGAACCGGCAACCGCCGAGGCGATCCGACGCAACGCCTCTCACCTGCGGGGCGTCTCCCGGGAACGGATCGGCGATGAGATCCGCCGCATGCTCGCACACCCGACACGAAGCCGCGCAGCGGTGTTCCTGAGGGATCTCGGGCTCGAACGCCCCGTGCTCGATGCCGCAGTCACCGGCGCAACCGGGCTCACGCCGGATCGCTACGGCCCGGGGCTGGTCCTGTCACGCTTGGAGCCCCATGCCCCGCCCATGCTCGCACTCGGCGCGTGGGCGATCGATCTCGGCATCCCGCTGTTGCAAGCCCCGGTGGATGCCTTTATCAGAGGGTGCCGCACCGCGCTCTGCCTCAGCAACGAAGAACGCCAGGATCTGCACAGTGCGCTCCACGGGTTGAGGCAACTCAGCGACCCGGCGTTCTGGACCGGGCTCACCATCGCGCGTCGGAAGCGTTTCGCAGCCGGACCACAGTTCCCCGGGGGCATGACGCTGCTCCGAGCGATCGATGCCCCTCGCGCATCCTCCATCGCATCCGATGTCGACGCGCTCGCCCTGACATTCGGCGGGCTCGCCCCGAACCCCCTCGTCACCGGCGACGACCTTGTCGAAGCGGGCTGGTCACCCGGACCGGCGTTCAAACGCGTCCTCGATGCGGTGTACGATGCCCAACTTGAGGGTGTGATCGTCTCGCAGGCCCAAGGCATGGAACTTGCCCGGGGTCTGGGTGTCTATAAGTGA
- a CDS encoding M3 family oligoendopeptidase — protein sequence MQTHAATDFVPMSLNGADLSQVVPLIEDLLNRPIDSEEAFDRWLLDRSELDAALSEAAANLYISMTCDTADTAKAEAYTRYIETVPPAIKPLAFRLDQRHVDLVGRFPRTDPARASRYALLDRDTRAEVEIFREANVPIQTELEKLAQQYQTTIGAMTVVFDGQERTLPQMGVYQESTDRSVRESAWRAVAARRLTDADTIDSIFDRQVALRHQMARNAGCASFTEYAFKAMRRFDYTPDHCLDFHAACEEVVVPLVDELDEQRASLLGLPSLRPWDLAVDPRGRQPLRPFNGGRELVAKSVACFRALDPRLADMLSSLGDGSEARGSEGGDNFDLDSRKGKAPGGYQYNRDRSRIPFIFMNAAGLQRDAETMLHEAGHAFHSLLSRDEPLMRYREAPIEFAEVASMSMELLTQPHWDAFYTDDESRARAVRQHLQGVISILPWIATVDAFQHWVYANPGHSHDDRREAWLSLDDRFGRNISWEGLDETRATVWHRQPHPFSSPFYYIEYGIAQLGALQLWLHSIEKGPRAAVDAYIRAMSLGGSRPLPDLFAAAGLTFDFSPKTVSRLVERLARELEKLPA from the coding sequence ATGCAGACACACGCAGCCACCGATTTCGTACCCATGTCACTGAACGGCGCGGACCTCTCGCAGGTCGTGCCCCTCATCGAAGATCTCCTCAATCGACCCATCGACTCCGAAGAGGCGTTCGATCGCTGGCTGCTCGACCGCTCCGAACTCGATGCGGCCCTCAGCGAGGCCGCCGCCAATCTCTACATCTCCATGACCTGCGACACCGCCGACACAGCCAAGGCCGAGGCGTACACCCGCTACATCGAGACCGTGCCCCCCGCGATCAAGCCCCTCGCCTTCCGCCTCGATCAGCGTCACGTCGATCTCGTCGGGCGCTTCCCGCGCACCGATCCGGCCCGCGCCTCCCGCTACGCGTTGCTCGATCGTGACACCCGCGCCGAGGTCGAGATCTTCCGCGAAGCCAACGTGCCGATCCAGACCGAACTCGAGAAGCTCGCGCAGCAGTACCAGACCACCATCGGCGCCATGACAGTCGTCTTCGACGGGCAGGAGCGAACCCTGCCCCAGATGGGCGTCTACCAGGAATCGACGGATCGCTCCGTGCGCGAGAGCGCGTGGCGAGCCGTCGCCGCGCGGCGACTGACCGATGCGGACACCATCGATTCGATCTTCGACCGGCAGGTTGCGCTGCGGCACCAGATGGCCCGCAACGCCGGCTGCGCATCGTTCACCGAATACGCCTTCAAGGCGATGCGCCGATTCGATTACACGCCCGACCACTGCCTCGATTTCCACGCCGCGTGCGAAGAAGTCGTCGTGCCGCTCGTCGACGAACTCGACGAGCAGCGTGCCTCCCTGCTCGGCCTCCCCTCGCTCCGGCCGTGGGATCTGGCCGTCGATCCCAGAGGCCGCCAGCCGCTCCGCCCCTTCAACGGTGGCCGCGAACTCGTCGCCAAGTCCGTCGCGTGCTTCCGCGCCCTCGACCCACGCCTTGCCGACATGCTCTCGTCGCTCGGCGACGGATCCGAAGCCCGCGGCTCCGAGGGCGGCGACAACTTCGATCTCGACAGCCGCAAGGGCAAGGCCCCCGGCGGATACCAGTACAACCGCGACCGCTCCCGCATCCCCTTCATCTTCATGAACGCCGCCGGCCTTCAGCGAGACGCCGAGACGATGCTCCACGAAGCGGGGCACGCCTTCCATTCGCTCCTCTCGCGCGACGAGCCCCTGATGCGCTACCGCGAAGCGCCGATCGAGTTCGCCGAAGTGGCGAGCATGTCGATGGAACTGCTCACGCAGCCCCACTGGGACGCGTTCTACACCGACGATGAGAGCCGCGCAAGAGCCGTCCGCCAGCATCTCCAGGGCGTGATCTCGATCCTCCCGTGGATCGCGACCGTCGACGCGTTCCAGCACTGGGTCTACGCAAACCCCGGACACTCTCATGACGATCGACGCGAGGCGTGGCTCTCGCTCGACGATCGATTCGGCCGCAACATCTCGTGGGAGGGGCTCGATGAGACCCGCGCGACCGTCTGGCACAGACAGCCCCACCCCTTCAGCAGTCCGTTCTACTACATCGAGTACGGCATCGCCCAGCTCGGCGCGCTGCAACTCTGGCTCCACTCCATCGAGAAGGGACCACGCGCCGCCGTCGATGCGTACATCCGCGCCATGTCGCTGGGCGGCTCACGCCCGCTGCCCGACCTCTTCGCCGCCGCAGGACTCACCTTCGACTTCAGCCCCAAGACCGTCAGCCGCCTCGTCGAACGCCTCGCGCGAGAACTCGAAAAACTCCCCGCCTGA